The sequence below is a genomic window from Proteus vulgaris.
TTTTATCGATAATTTTAAAACATAAAGCCCCGACTTAAACGGGGCTTAGCAAGATAAATAATTAATAAAAATCAATTATTTCTTTTTAATTTCACTTTTGAAATCGCGCTCATCATAACCGGTATAAAGCTGACGAGGACGCGCAATTTTTAGACCATCTTCATGCATTTCATTCCAGTGAGCGATCCAGCCAATTGTACGTGCAATAGCAAAAATAACAGTAAACATATTGGATGGAATACCTAACGCTTTCAGGATAATACCAGAGTAGAAGTCAACGTTAGGGTACAGTTTTTTCTCAATAAAATACGGGTCGTTTAGAGCAATACGTTCTAATTCCATTGCCACTTCAAGCAAGCTGTCATTGAGGTTTAATTCTTTTAACACTTCATGACAGGTTTCACGCATTACTGTTGCACGAGGGTCGTAGTTTTTGTAAACACGGTGACCAAAGCCCATTAAACGGAAGGAGTCATTTTTATCTTTTGCGCGTTTAATAAATTCAGGAATGTGTTCAACCGTTTTGATCTCTTCCAGCATACGCAGACAAGCTTCGTTAGCACCACCGTGAGCAGGTCCCCATAGTGACGCGATACCCGCCGCGATACAGGCAAATGGATTTGCACCAGAAGAGCCCGCAGTACGTACAGTTGAGGTTGACGCATTTTGCTCGTGATCGGCGTGAAGGATGAAAATTCTATCCATTGCGCGTTCAAGTACTGGGTTAACGACATACTCTTCGCATGGTGTTGCAAACATCATATGCAAGAAGTTACCAGCATAGGAGAGGTCATTTCTTGGATAAACGAAAGGTTGACCAATCGAGTATTTGTAACACATCGCTGCCACTGTTGGCATTTTTGATAGTAGGCGATAAGCCGTGATATCGCGGTGAACTGGATTACTAACATCCAATGCATCGTGATAGAACGCAGCTAAAGCCCCTGTAACACCACACAGTACTGCCATTGGGTGCGAGTCACGACGGAAGCCATTGAACAGTCGAGTAATTTGTTCATGGATCATGGTGTGACGAGTTACTGTGGTTTTAAATTTATCGTATTGCTCCTGTGTCGGTGCTTCACCGTACAGCAGGATATAACAGACTTCCAAGTATGTTGATTCAGTCGCTAATTGCCCGATAGGGAAACCACGGTGAAGTAAGATACCGTTATCACCATCAATAAAAGTGATTTTTGACTCACAAGAGGCGGTTGAGGTAAAGCCGGGATCATAGGTGTAATAACCTTTGGAGCCGAGAGTACGAATATCAATAACTTTGGAACCGAGTGTAGGGGATAGAACGTCCAAGTCTACAGATGTTTCAGCAATCGTTAGCTTAGCTTTGTTATCAGCCATTTATAATCTCCTTAGCGCTTATATGTCTCCTAACAAAGTCGAGGGTATCTTCATAAAGATGCACTTCGATAGTGAAACTATAGTTGATGTAAGGTACCCAGCCGAGTTTTATTTAATGCCCGTAATGTCTAGGTCTATAGTGTGTCACTTATGTTAAGGAGCTTTTGATGTTATGTTTTTTTAGGTGCTTTTTTATGCAATGCACTTAGAATTAGTACTGCTATCACTTTTACATAAGTTTGAGGTTTCTGGAAGCGTGTTTGCGCACAAAAAAAACATAAACATTAAAATAATGCAGTAAATGTAAGAAAAATGTTGTGTATGTGTCAAAAATGATAATCATTTTTGCATCAGATGTATTAAATAGTGATCCCTCTCACTGTTCGAGGCAAATGTCGGGCACACAAGTTGTGTGGTAATTGTAATAAGTTTGTGAAGCACTTATACTGCGCGCAGGTCTCCGGAACCGTTGTTGTATGGAGAACCAGCGTAACGAATCCACACTTTTTGTAAAATAGACGGATTTAACATTTTACTTAAAATGTGCCTTTGTACCCCATTCGCTGTTTGATTTCCATCCAGGTCCGGAGGAAGGAAAAATTATAAAAGCTGTGTGGGCATAAATTGTGAAAAAACAAAGACCTGTCAATCTGGATTTACAGACGATACAGTTTCCACTCCCTGCTATCGCATCGATCTTGCATCGTGTCTCTGGGGTTATCATGTTAGTCGCAGTTGGCATCTTACTGTGGTTACTTGGCACCTCTCTCTCCTCTCCTGAAGGATTTCAGCAAGCTGCTGAAATTATGACTGGCTTCTTCGCGAAATTTATTTTGTGGGGCATCCTAACGGCATTGGCGTATCACATTTGTGGTGGTATTCGTCATATGTTAATGGACTTCGGCTTTATTGATGAAACCTTGATTGTAGGTCGCAATTCAGCGGCTGCATCAATGGTTATTACCGTTATTTTATCAATATTGGCGGGGGTATTAGTATGGTAAGTAATTCTTCTACTTTAGGCCGTACTGGCATACAGGATTGGTTATTCCTTCGTGCCTCAGCCATTATTATCGTTTTATATGTTCTTTATCTTGTGGGATTTATTGCTACAACAGAAATAACCTATGAGGTATGGCGCGGATTCTTTAGCTCATCCTTAACCAAAGTGTTCACCATCTTGACCTTGCTTTCGATTCTTATTCACGCGTGGATCGGAATGTGGCAAG
It includes:
- a CDS encoding citrate synthase, producing the protein MADNKAKLTIAETSVDLDVLSPTLGSKVIDIRTLGSKGYYTYDPGFTSTASCESKITFIDGDNGILLHRGFPIGQLATESTYLEVCYILLYGEAPTQEQYDKFKTTVTRHTMIHEQITRLFNGFRRDSHPMAVLCGVTGALAAFYHDALDVSNPVHRDITAYRLLSKMPTVAAMCYKYSIGQPFVYPRNDLSYAGNFLHMMFATPCEEYVVNPVLERAMDRIFILHADHEQNASTSTVRTAGSSGANPFACIAAGIASLWGPAHGGANEACLRMLEEIKTVEHIPEFIKRAKDKNDSFRLMGFGHRVYKNYDPRATVMRETCHEVLKELNLNDSLLEVAMELERIALNDPYFIEKKLYPNVDFYSGIILKALGIPSNMFTVIFAIARTIGWIAHWNEMHEDGLKIARPRQLYTGYDERDFKSEIKKK
- the sdhC gene encoding succinate dehydrogenase cytochrome b556 subunit, with protein sequence MVKKQRPVNLDLQTIQFPLPAIASILHRVSGVIMLVAVGILLWLLGTSLSSPEGFQQAAEIMTGFFAKFILWGILTALAYHICGGIRHMLMDFGFIDETLIVGRNSAAASMVITVILSILAGVLVW
- the sdhD gene encoding succinate dehydrogenase membrane anchor subunit gives rise to the protein MVSNSSTLGRTGIQDWLFLRASAIIIVLYVLYLVGFIATTEITYEVWRGFFSSSLTKVFTILTLLSILIHAWIGMWQVLTDYIKPLALRLTLQLIIVVALLVYLIYGTIVVWGV